The following coding sequences lie in one Lysobacter capsici genomic window:
- a CDS encoding tetratricopeptide repeat protein: MYESILDAMRRGEAAQALSAAEQAVAADPQDATAHRLHAATLRLNGDRDGALAALDRAIGITPEDAQLYLERAGAQLDGRQLDEAQASLARAIGLDPNQFPAYIMKAQLAIVRGDLDEAERLGRTAARIAPEHPQVSTIEGVLALRRGDADRALAVLSHASTLAPDDPQVLHGLGFAYLAKGHLAFAEQAFTTLALRHPEQPTLQLLIADLLRLQQRFGDAADRIAGLAQRDDAGFGVKRWAGELELDAGRPERALPLLRAAFDQHPYDPRTLNGILAAWRSLDDTDSARGALEAALAQHPQAADLWRARLVLEPFGDAAALAVIDRWQQAMPGHIAALEARAAVHDQAGEREQAVAIAHRIVELSPGDVRAEMRIVQDLAERDPDAAAERIERLIGMAVDPQVKRELRQMLGRSLDLADQPEAAAATWAELHAEVVDQRLPFNPVSKRGGAEWPALAPVADGTRGILLLWGAPGSRVERIGQVLGAVGAPLLIDRFGAQPPSDPLQRYGSVDELLSGALDPAFLVKMYRAALPARGVGDGPVFDWLLWWDNALLRAMRPYLAEALLLIAVRDPRDMLLDWLAYGSPTPYALPSPEHGARWLAQTLEQVADLHEGDLFPHKLVKLDETGDEPTAIAQVLADALRVQVSLPNGLSLPQRLPDGRWRQYAEPLAEAFALLAPVARRLGYPHT, encoded by the coding sequence ATGTACGAATCCATCCTCGATGCCATGCGCCGCGGCGAAGCGGCTCAGGCGCTGAGCGCCGCCGAACAGGCGGTGGCGGCAGACCCGCAAGACGCGACCGCGCATCGCCTGCATGCGGCCACGCTGCGCTTGAACGGCGATCGCGACGGCGCCCTGGCCGCGCTCGACCGCGCCATCGGCATCACCCCGGAAGACGCCCAGCTGTACCTGGAACGCGCCGGCGCGCAGCTCGACGGCCGCCAGCTCGACGAGGCCCAGGCCTCGCTCGCGCGCGCGATCGGGCTCGATCCCAACCAGTTCCCGGCCTACATCATGAAAGCCCAGCTCGCGATCGTGCGCGGCGACCTGGACGAGGCCGAGCGCCTGGGCCGCACCGCCGCGCGGATCGCGCCGGAGCATCCGCAGGTCAGCACCATCGAAGGCGTGCTCGCGCTGCGTCGCGGCGACGCCGACCGCGCCCTGGCGGTGCTCAGCCACGCCTCCACCCTGGCCCCGGACGACCCGCAGGTACTGCACGGCCTGGGCTTCGCCTACCTCGCCAAGGGCCATCTGGCGTTCGCCGAGCAGGCCTTCACCACCCTGGCCCTGCGTCATCCCGAGCAGCCGACCCTGCAGTTGCTGATCGCCGACCTGCTGCGCCTGCAGCAGCGCTTCGGCGACGCCGCCGACCGCATCGCCGGCCTGGCCCAGCGCGACGACGCCGGTTTCGGCGTGAAGCGCTGGGCCGGCGAGCTGGAACTCGACGCCGGCCGTCCCGAGCGCGCCTTGCCGCTGCTGCGCGCGGCATTCGACCAACATCCCTACGACCCGCGCACGCTCAACGGCATCCTCGCCGCCTGGCGCAGCCTGGACGATACCGACAGCGCGCGCGGGGCCCTGGAAGCCGCGCTGGCCCAGCACCCGCAAGCCGCCGACCTGTGGCGCGCGCGGCTGGTGCTGGAGCCGTTCGGCGACGCCGCCGCGCTGGCGGTGATCGACCGCTGGCAGCAGGCCATGCCCGGCCACATCGCCGCGCTGGAAGCGCGCGCGGCGGTCCACGACCAGGCCGGCGAACGCGAACAGGCCGTCGCCATCGCCCACCGCATCGTCGAACTCAGCCCGGGCGACGTGCGCGCCGAGATGCGCATCGTCCAGGACCTGGCCGAGCGCGATCCCGACGCCGCCGCCGAGCGCATCGAGCGCCTGATCGGCATGGCGGTGGACCCGCAGGTCAAGCGCGAACTGCGGCAGATGCTCGGCCGCAGCCTCGACCTGGCCGACCAGCCCGAGGCCGCCGCGGCGACCTGGGCCGAGCTGCACGCCGAAGTCGTCGACCAGCGACTGCCGTTCAATCCGGTCAGCAAGCGCGGCGGCGCCGAATGGCCGGCGCTGGCGCCGGTCGCCGACGGCACCCGCGGCATCCTGCTGCTGTGGGGCGCGCCGGGTTCGCGGGTCGAACGCATCGGCCAGGTGCTCGGCGCGGTCGGCGCGCCGCTGCTGATCGACCGCTTCGGCGCGCAGCCGCCGAGCGATCCGCTGCAACGCTACGGCTCGGTCGACGAACTGCTCAGCGGCGCGTTGGACCCGGCGTTCCTGGTCAAGATGTACCGCGCGGCGCTGCCGGCGCGCGGCGTCGGCGACGGCCCGGTGTTCGACTGGCTGCTGTGGTGGGACAACGCCCTGCTGCGCGCGATGCGTCCGTATCTGGCCGAGGCGCTGCTGCTGATCGCGGTGCGCGACCCGCGCGACATGCTGCTGGACTGGCTGGCCTACGGCAGCCCGACCCCGTACGCGCTGCCCTCGCCCGAACACGGCGCGCGCTGGCTGGCGCAGACCCTGGAGCAGGTCGCCGACCTGCACGAGGGCGATCTGTTCCCGCACAAGCTGGTCAAGCTGGACGAAACCGGCGACGAGCCGACCGCGATCGCCCAGGTCCTGGCCGACGCGCTGCGCGTGCAGGTGTCGCTGCCCAACGGCCTGAGCCTGCCGCAGCGCTTGCCCGACGGTCGCTGGCGCCAGTACGCCGAGCCGCTGGCCGAGGCGTTCGCGCTGCTGGCTCCGGTCGCGCGCCGCCTGGGTTATCCGCACACCTGA
- a CDS encoding YbhB/YbcL family Raf kinase inhibitor-like protein — MRIHSNSFQHRQRLPAEFAAGQATADGFGFAPNRNPHLAWDDVPEGTRSFVLLCIDPDVPTVPELVGRADVQIPEHQVRADFIHWVVADIAADVREIAAGSCSDGVTAHGKRDPAGPRGARQGINDYTGWFAGDPDMAGDWYGYDGPFPPPNDLRLHRYFFRIFALDVEHLPLDARFTAADAFNAMHGHVLGEASIYGTYSLNPSVKG, encoded by the coding sequence ATGCGCATCCACAGCAACAGCTTCCAGCACCGCCAGCGCCTGCCGGCCGAGTTCGCCGCCGGCCAGGCCACCGCCGACGGCTTCGGCTTCGCGCCCAACCGCAATCCGCACCTGGCCTGGGACGACGTCCCCGAGGGCACGCGTTCGTTCGTGCTGCTGTGCATCGACCCGGACGTGCCGACCGTGCCCGAACTGGTCGGCCGTGCCGACGTGCAGATTCCCGAGCATCAGGTGCGCGCCGACTTCATCCATTGGGTGGTCGCCGACATCGCCGCCGACGTGCGCGAGATCGCCGCGGGCAGCTGCAGCGACGGCGTGACCGCGCACGGCAAGCGCGATCCGGCCGGGCCGCGCGGCGCGCGCCAGGGCATCAACGATTACACCGGCTGGTTCGCTGGCGATCCGGACATGGCCGGCGACTGGTACGGCTACGACGGCCCGTTCCCGCCGCCCAACGACCTGCGCCTGCACCGTTATTTCTTCCGCATCTTCGCCCTCGACGTCGAGCATCTGCCGCTGGACGCGCGTTTCACCGCCGCCGATGCCTTCAACGCGATGCACGGCCACGTGCTCGGCGAGGCGTCGATCTACGGGACGTATTCGCTCAATCCTTCGGTAAAGGGTTGA
- a CDS encoding SDR family oxidoreductase codes for MSANRVAIVTGASRGIGAAIARELSAQGLSLVLAARSRGELDALAAQLPQPALAIDADLSEPAAAARIVEATLAHYGRLDVVVNNAGATPRGDFLKFSDADWDAGFALKFFGAVRLCRAAWPALVASGGAIVNIAGIGGRTGNAEFAIGGSVNAALLNLTKALADRGVADGVRVNAVNPSSIATERTQVRIDALARERSLDPAQAAQELARKLGVARFGEPAEIARVVAFLVSDAASYMQGAIVDVDGGQTRTL; via the coding sequence ATGAGCGCGAACCGCGTCGCCATCGTCACCGGCGCCAGCCGCGGCATCGGCGCGGCGATCGCGCGCGAGTTGTCGGCGCAGGGCCTGTCGCTCGTGCTCGCCGCGCGTTCGCGCGGCGAACTCGACGCGCTGGCCGCGCAACTGCCGCAGCCGGCGTTGGCGATCGACGCCGACCTGTCCGAGCCGGCCGCCGCGGCGCGCATCGTCGAGGCCACGCTGGCGCACTACGGCCGCCTCGATGTCGTGGTCAACAATGCCGGCGCGACCCCGCGCGGCGATTTCCTCAAGTTTTCCGACGCCGACTGGGACGCGGGTTTCGCCCTCAAGTTCTTCGGCGCGGTGCGCCTGTGCCGCGCCGCGTGGCCGGCGCTGGTCGCCAGCGGCGGCGCGATCGTCAACATCGCCGGCATCGGCGGACGCACCGGCAATGCCGAGTTCGCGATCGGCGGTTCGGTCAACGCCGCGTTGCTGAATCTGACCAAGGCGCTGGCCGATCGCGGCGTCGCCGACGGCGTGCGGGTCAACGCGGTCAATCCCAGTTCGATCGCGACCGAGCGCACCCAGGTGCGGATCGACGCGCTCGCCCGCGAGCGCTCGCTCGATCCGGCCCAGGCCGCGCAGGAACTGGCGCGCAAACTCGGCGTGGCGCGCTTCGGCGAACCGGCCGAAATCGCCCGGGTGGTGGCCTTCCTCGTCTCCGACGCGGCCAGTTACATGCAAGGCGCGATCGTCGATGTCGACGGCGGCCAGACCCGCACGCTGTAA
- a CDS encoding RDD family protein, translating to MDDNQNPYHAPQAQVRRAERVAQLVTASRGQRFINYLIDTLACYAVMFAAMVVYVGIGGEAVVTAMQEPDPLRNVLISVTMILVYYVPLEGMFGITLGKLVTGTRVVDEQGRPPSWGQVLGRTAARLIPFEAFSLLFSRDERISGWHDRLPKTLVVRSR from the coding sequence ATGGACGACAACCAGAACCCTTACCACGCGCCGCAGGCGCAAGTGCGCCGGGCCGAGCGCGTCGCCCAGTTGGTCACCGCCAGCCGCGGCCAGCGTTTCATCAATTACCTGATCGACACCCTGGCCTGCTACGCGGTGATGTTCGCGGCGATGGTGGTCTACGTCGGCATCGGCGGCGAAGCGGTGGTGACCGCGATGCAGGAACCCGATCCGCTTCGCAACGTGCTGATCAGCGTGACGATGATCCTGGTGTATTACGTGCCGTTGGAAGGCATGTTCGGGATCACCCTGGGCAAACTGGTCACCGGCACCCGCGTGGTCGACGAACAGGGCCGTCCGCCGAGCTGGGGCCAGGTGCTCGGCCGCACCGCCGCCCGGCTGATCCCGTTCGAAGCGTTCTCGCTGCTGTTCTCGCGCGACGAGCGCATCTCCGGCTGGCACGATCGCCTGCCCAAGACCCTGGTCGTGCGCAGCCGCTGA
- a CDS encoding RDD family protein — protein MNDNHNPYQVVPRSVDPYAAPVSPVVHEVELEPAGLGLRFLNYLIDSLVFGFVYGFVLGLLHAAPRDPIAYMFLSIGATIAYYTIMEGAFGVTLGKLATGTRVVDEDGNPPSPGKAMIRSLCRFIPFEPFSLLFSGERRSGWHDSLAGTLVVKKT, from the coding sequence TTGAACGACAACCACAATCCTTACCAAGTGGTCCCGCGCAGCGTCGATCCGTACGCGGCGCCGGTCTCGCCGGTCGTCCACGAGGTCGAACTCGAGCCGGCCGGGCTGGGCCTGCGCTTTCTCAACTACCTCATCGATTCGCTGGTGTTCGGTTTCGTCTACGGCTTCGTGCTGGGCCTGCTCCACGCAGCCCCGCGCGACCCGATCGCCTATATGTTCCTCAGCATCGGCGCGACCATCGCGTACTACACGATCATGGAAGGCGCGTTCGGCGTCACCCTGGGCAAACTCGCCACCGGCACCCGCGTGGTCGACGAAGACGGCAACCCGCCCAGCCCGGGAAAGGCCATGATCCGCTCGCTGTGCCGGTTCATTCCGTTCGAACCGTTCTCGCTGCTGTTCTCGGGCGAACGCCGCAGCGGCTGGCACGACAGTCTGGCCGGCACCTTGGTGGTGAAGAAAACCTGA
- a CDS encoding RDD family protein — MLENPYRAPHTPVVDTAATQLPVSAERWRRLLTFVVDYFLINLLIFSIEYALLSWLVGPGQMVVNRPAAYTLMTLFVGASIYYIPQEALWGVTIGKLLTGTRVVDEHGRPPGWRKVIKRTVGRFIPFDALAVLLTAKRRGFHDAWPNTYVVRRR; from the coding sequence ATGCTGGAAAATCCTTACCGCGCACCCCACACGCCCGTGGTCGATACCGCTGCGACGCAGTTGCCGGTCTCGGCCGAACGCTGGCGCAGGCTGCTGACCTTCGTGGTCGATTATTTCCTGATCAACCTGCTCATCTTTTCGATCGAGTACGCGCTGTTGTCGTGGCTGGTGGGGCCCGGACAAATGGTTGTCAACCGCCCGGCCGCGTACACGCTGATGACGTTGTTCGTGGGCGCGTCGATCTACTACATCCCGCAGGAAGCGCTGTGGGGCGTGACCATCGGCAAGCTGCTGACGGGAACCCGGGTGGTCGACGAACACGGCCGCCCCCCGGGGTGGCGCAAGGTCATCAAGCGCACCGTGGGCCGGTTCATTCCGTTCGATGCGCTGGCGGTGTTGTTGACCGCCAAGCGTCGTGGGTTCCACGACGCCTGGCCGAACACCTACGTGGTGCGTCGCCGCTGA
- a CDS encoding META and DUF4377 domain-containing protein produces the protein MTTSRLSPRRPAALWAAALSTALLAACAAPSHNRDANAKDAAMPSESASPAATASNGSIDLGGYRWTVETATDKAGKPIAVLQREGKYALTLSFVKDRLGVSGGCNHVGAQYAIKGAQLDVKEFQTTLMACQDPRLMQMDTAISQQLQGRNTFAIEGDAPQPRLRLTTASGDTLNLSGEATAETRYGGAGATVFLEVDAQRRACPHPLIRDHQCLWVRERGYDANGVALKPGNEWHFLYQDIEGYKHEAGVRNVVRVKKFQIKNPPADAPSVAYVLDMVVESELVPPPSH, from the coding sequence ATGACTACCTCGCGCCTCTCTCCTCGCCGCCCGGCCGCCCTGTGGGCCGCCGCCTTGTCGACCGCGCTGCTCGCCGCCTGCGCCGCGCCGTCGCACAACCGCGATGCCAACGCCAAGGACGCCGCCATGCCCAGCGAATCGGCTTCGCCCGCCGCCACCGCCTCGAACGGTTCGATCGACCTGGGCGGCTACCGCTGGACGGTGGAGACGGCGACCGACAAAGCCGGCAAGCCGATCGCGGTGCTGCAGCGCGAAGGCAAGTACGCGCTCACCCTGAGCTTCGTCAAAGATCGGCTCGGCGTGTCGGGCGGCTGCAATCACGTCGGCGCGCAGTACGCGATCAAGGGCGCGCAGTTGGACGTGAAGGAATTCCAGACCACCTTGATGGCCTGCCAGGACCCGCGCCTGATGCAGATGGACACGGCGATCTCGCAGCAGTTGCAAGGCCGCAACACCTTCGCGATCGAAGGCGATGCACCGCAGCCGCGTTTGCGCCTGACCACCGCCTCGGGCGACACCTTGAACCTCAGCGGCGAAGCGACCGCGGAAACCCGCTACGGCGGCGCCGGCGCGACCGTGTTCCTGGAAGTCGACGCGCAGCGCCGCGCCTGCCCGCATCCGCTGATCCGCGATCACCAGTGCCTGTGGGTGCGCGAGCGCGGCTACGACGCCAACGGCGTGGCGCTCAAGCCCGGCAACGAATGGCATTTCCTGTACCAGGACATCGAGGGCTACAAGCACGAAGCCGGCGTGCGCAACGTGGTGCGGGTGAAGAAGTTCCAGATCAAGAATCCGCCGGCCGACGCGCCGTCGGTGGCGTATGTGCTGGACATGGTGGTCGAGAGCGAGCTGGTGCCGCCGCCGAGCCACTGA
- a CDS encoding DUF2750 domain-containing protein, protein MNEQDRLAEQQLLDYVQLSGAERYAAFLESVARTGKFWVAVSGEFVLTLFDEDGQELLPAWPSAATARASLVRAPQLQAYAPAERELSVWRERAAASMIEAGVVVGVFPNERMQSAVVDVVQLLAHLDDVLADEGELDGEDSAEDAAAETGLDLERAKRELAEKFAKPRES, encoded by the coding sequence ATGAACGAACAAGACCGCCTCGCCGAACAGCAGTTGCTCGACTACGTGCAGTTGTCCGGCGCCGAGCGCTACGCCGCGTTCCTGGAGTCGGTCGCGCGCACCGGCAAGTTCTGGGTCGCGGTGTCGGGCGAATTCGTGCTGACCTTGTTCGACGAAGACGGCCAGGAGCTGTTGCCGGCCTGGCCTTCGGCGGCGACCGCGCGCGCCTCGCTCGTGCGCGCGCCGCAGTTGCAGGCCTACGCGCCGGCCGAACGCGAGTTGAGCGTATGGCGCGAGCGCGCCGCCGCGTCGATGATCGAGGCCGGCGTGGTGGTGGGCGTGTTTCCGAACGAGCGCATGCAAAGCGCGGTGGTCGATGTCGTGCAGTTGCTCGCGCATCTGGACGATGTGCTGGCCGATGAGGGCGAGCTCGACGGCGAAGACAGCGCGGAGGATGCCGCGGCCGAAACGGGCCTGGACCTGGAACGCGCAAAGCGCGAACTGGCCGAGAAATTCGCCAAGCCGCGCGAGTCGTGA
- a CDS encoding undecaprenyl-diphosphate phosphatase, producing MTDLLAALLLGIIEGITEFLPISSTGHLLIAQHWLGHRSDLFNISIQAGAILAVVVIYWKRLWGLATGFTQRDNLDYLLKLGLAFGLTAVLGIAVKKAGFTLPDHVTPIAWALVLGGVWMVAAEHFAAKRAAALGERSEITWTVAALVGIAQVVAGVFPGTSRSAATIFIALLAGTTSRAAATEFAFLVGIPTMFAASGYELMHVIGTPAAANEDWNALAVAFVASAVTAFIAVKWLLRYIQSHRFTAFAVYRVAFGAALLLLMPSGS from the coding sequence ATGACCGACCTGCTAGCCGCCCTGCTTCTGGGCATCATCGAAGGCATCACCGAATTCCTGCCGATCTCCAGCACCGGCCACCTGCTGATCGCCCAGCACTGGCTCGGCCACCGCTCGGACCTGTTCAACATCTCGATCCAGGCCGGCGCGATCCTGGCGGTGGTGGTGATCTACTGGAAGCGGCTGTGGGGACTGGCGACCGGTTTCACCCAGCGCGACAACCTCGACTACCTGCTCAAGCTCGGCCTGGCCTTCGGCCTGACCGCGGTGCTCGGCATCGCGGTCAAGAAGGCCGGTTTCACCTTGCCCGATCACGTCACCCCGATCGCCTGGGCGCTGGTGCTGGGCGGCGTGTGGATGGTCGCGGCCGAGCATTTCGCCGCCAAGCGCGCCGCCGCCCTGGGCGAGCGCAGCGAGATCACCTGGACCGTGGCGGCGCTGGTCGGCATCGCCCAGGTCGTGGCCGGGGTGTTCCCGGGCACCTCGCGTTCGGCCGCGACGATTTTCATCGCCCTGCTCGCCGGCACCACCAGCCGCGCGGCGGCGACCGAGTTCGCGTTCCTGGTCGGCATCCCGACCATGTTCGCGGCCAGCGGCTACGAGCTGATGCACGTGATCGGCACGCCGGCCGCGGCCAATGAAGACTGGAACGCGCTGGCGGTGGCCTTCGTCGCCTCGGCGGTGACCGCCTTCATCGCGGTGAAGTGGCTGTTGCGGTATATCCAGAGCCATCGCTTCACCGCGTTCGCGGTCTACCGCGTCGCGTTCGGCGCGGCCCTGTTGCTGCTGATGCCCTCGGGCAGCTGA
- the glnA gene encoding type I glutamate--ammonia ligase — protein MSLEHVEKLVKDHKVEFIDLRFTDMRGVQHHVTFPKSIVEPALFEDGKMFDGSSISGWKGINESDMILLPDASTAFLDPFTADPTIVLTCDILDPATMQAYTRDPRGVAKRAEAYLKSSGIAEQAFFGPEPEFFIFDSVRYANEMGHTFFHIDSEEAAWNSGKEYEGGNSGYRPGVKGGYFPVAPLDSLHDIRAEMCKTLEQVGIEVEVHHHEVANAGQCEIGTKFNSLVAKADELLTMKYVIKNVAHRNGKTATFMPKPIVGDNGSGMHVHQSLAKAGVNLFSGDGYGGLSQMALWYIGGVFKHARAINAFTNSGTNSYKRLVPGFEAPVMLAYSARNRSASCRIPYVANPKARRIEMRFPDPIQSGYLTFAALMMAGLDGIKNQIDPGAPSDKDLYDLPPEEEKGIPTVCHSLDQALEALDKDREFLKAGGVFTDDFIDGYIALKMQEVTKFRAATHPLEYQMYYAV, from the coding sequence ATGTCCCTCGAACACGTCGAAAAGCTCGTCAAGGACCACAAGGTCGAATTCATCGATCTGCGTTTCACCGACATGCGTGGCGTCCAGCACCACGTGACCTTCCCCAAGTCGATCGTCGAGCCGGCGCTGTTCGAAGACGGCAAGATGTTCGACGGCTCCTCGATCAGCGGCTGGAAGGGCATCAACGAGTCGGACATGATCCTGCTGCCCGACGCCTCGACCGCGTTCCTGGACCCGTTCACCGCCGATCCGACGATCGTGCTGACCTGCGACATCCTCGACCCGGCCACCATGCAGGCCTACACGCGCGATCCGCGCGGCGTCGCCAAGCGCGCCGAGGCCTACCTGAAGTCCAGCGGCATCGCCGAACAGGCGTTCTTCGGTCCGGAACCGGAATTCTTCATCTTCGACTCGGTGCGTTACGCCAATGAGATGGGCCACACCTTCTTCCATATCGATTCGGAAGAAGCCGCGTGGAACTCGGGCAAGGAATACGAAGGCGGCAACAGCGGCTACCGTCCCGGCGTGAAGGGCGGCTATTTCCCGGTCGCCCCGCTCGACTCGCTGCACGACATCCGCGCCGAGATGTGCAAGACGCTGGAGCAGGTCGGCATCGAAGTCGAAGTGCATCACCACGAAGTCGCCAACGCCGGCCAGTGCGAGATCGGCACCAAGTTCAACTCGCTGGTCGCCAAGGCCGACGAACTGCTGACGATGAAGTACGTCATCAAGAACGTCGCCCACCGCAACGGCAAGACCGCGACCTTCATGCCCAAGCCGATCGTCGGCGACAACGGCAGCGGCATGCACGTGCACCAGTCGCTGGCCAAGGCTGGCGTCAACCTGTTCTCCGGCGACGGCTACGGCGGTCTGTCGCAGATGGCGCTGTGGTACATCGGCGGCGTGTTCAAGCACGCGCGCGCGATCAACGCGTTCACCAACTCGGGCACCAACAGCTACAAGCGTCTGGTCCCGGGCTTCGAAGCGCCGGTGATGCTGGCCTATTCGGCGCGCAACCGTTCGGCGAGCTGCCGCATTCCGTACGTGGCCAACCCGAAGGCGCGCCGCATCGAAATGCGCTTCCCCGATCCGATCCAGTCGGGTTACCTGACCTTCGCCGCGCTGATGATGGCCGGCCTGGACGGCATCAAGAACCAGATCGACCCGGGCGCGCCGAGCGACAAGGACCTGTACGACCTGCCGCCGGAAGAGGAGAAGGGCATTCCGACCGTCTGCCATTCACTCGACCAGGCGCTGGAAGCCTTGGACAAGGATCGCGAGTTCCTCAAGGCCGGCGGCGTGTTCACCGACGACTTCATCGACGGCTACATCGCGCTGAAGATGCAGGAAGTGACCAAGTTCCGCGCTGCGACGCACCCGCTTGAGTACCAGATGTACTACGCAGTCTGA